GTTTTGCTTGTCAATGTGGAGGACACACAGAAACCACTTGAAGGTTTCTTGTCTTGCCTCACTTGCAAAAGCAGATGGTGCTTTTTAGACGCTTTAACTAGCCTGTTCTTTATTCACTgtagtgtgcacacacatgcaaacctATAGTTTAGTGCtatactataaatatatataaatgaatgCAACTCTTTACATTGGCAGCTGTTTTGCTCACAACTAAATCAAAGAAGTAGTTCAGGTATCTGAAactttgaatgaatgaatgaatgaataaaattgTTCAGCATCTTAATGTGAAATGATTACAGCTTGTTATCTTCTCTTTATTTCAGAAAATGCATTCAAGGAAATGTGTTTCATGGGATACCAGGAAAGGTTGGACCCTTTTGGTGCTAAGCTTATAGACGATATATTCATTCAACATACAATATAACTATATCCATTTTATTCACTTTAACTCCATGTATTCTACATATGATAATGAAGTGTATTTAAGTGGGTGTTGTCTTTTTGCAGATCCGTTGTCTGTCACTTGGACGGTGGATGGATGTGAGACAAAACAGAGAGGATCCGAGCACACTGAGTGCTCCTGCAACCATCTCACTTATTTCGCTGTACTGGTGGTGAGGCCTGCAACAAATatactgctatttttttaatataaagacaaacagagaaatataatgtagaaaaacatacattttctaCTCATGAATATTACAACATACATGATTTTACACACAATCAGACACTATCCACCTTATCAATTCATcaggaagaaaaacaccaaatacaTTGGAATACATTTCTATTTGGATGGTTCAGAATGACATTGCTATTCATTTCATTGTTCTCTGGCCCGTGATAGCAACTGCAGCCTAAACCGGTGCGCCACCTCCTGGCACTGTCTGTCATTACATCTCTGGGCTGTGCTGTGTCTGTGATCAGCTGTGTGGCCCTCATCGTTTTTCTCTGCAGGAAGAGGTAATGCTCATAAGGGCTTAAGTGGTCTATCAGCAAATATAAATCTTTTTAACAGTTAAGTGATAATTcctaataaattaataatttcaATTCCTTTGTCCTTCTAGCAGACGATCCAAGGAGCACTCCATCCCCATCCACTTGGGCTTAGCTCTATCTCTTGTTTTCCTCAATCTGCTCTTCTTCTTTACTGGAGTCCTGGCAAATGTAGGGGGACATAGTGTGTGCACCTGGGTGGGGGCCGCCCTCCACTACAGTCTGCTCAGCTCCTTCACCTGGATGGGCATACAAGTTTTCCACACATTCTGGCTGGTCTACATAGTTTTCAGACCTTCACCCAAGCCCTATGTGTGGAACCTGGTCGGCTTCGGTTAGTGcctgaaataatatttttataattgtACTGTAATTGTACAAACAtgtacaaacatgtttttgtaggTAAACATGCCGTTAACATATGATCTTTGAATATTACTTTATAGTTCTCCCTGCGGTTCCTGTTATCATCCTGGCTGGAGTAGGTGGCATTTATGGAGTAAGAGAGGTGGTGCAGAGCACCAATGACTCCAGCCCTTATCTGATGTAAGCTAGTTTACTTTAGACATATGTAGTAATTCTTTGATACTCACATGTCCCAATATTTAAGATAAGACTTCATTAGAGGAATGGTGAAagtctgttttaaaaaacagctaAATTAATTTGAACATAATTCTGGCATTGTATTCATCATctgtttgtttgattatttatttttcattctatTATTGTATTTGGTGTTTCCAGGTGCTGGATGGAAAAGACCGATACAGCCTTGCTGGCTCACTATTTCACCAACATTATGATTCTTATCGTGCTGGTGTTCTCGGGTATTGTGATGCTCTTCCTGGTCTACCGCGAGATCCGCACCAGGGATGAATGGAGGAATAACCGTGTGGCTTTTCTCAGCATCTGGGGCCTCAGCTGCCTCTTTGGGACAACTTGGAGTCTCACCTTTCTGGACTTTGGACCCCTCTCTGACtttgtcctcttcctctcctgcaTCCTCAACTCTTTTCAAGGTGTGTGCTTCTAAAATACCATTCCAGCTAGAATACATGTGGACTTAAATCAGTCCAGATTAAAATAAGATTGATACTATGTTTCAGCGTTACAAGGAGCATGTGTGGAGAAACCATGCCACACTATTATATAGTTACACCAgaatttaaattttacattgtTGTATATAATATTCTCATCCCTACGGGTATGTGGGTATGTGTgctgtcttcctcaatctcaggtcctctaccagaggcctgggagtttgagggttcttcgcagtatcttagctgttcctagcactgctctcttctgaactgagagctctgacattgttcctgggatctgttggagtcactctcccagtttggaggtcacagccccgagggtgctgattaccatggggaccagtgttgccttcaccttccacattttttctagctcttctttcagccccaggtatttttcaagcttctcatgttccttctttctgatgttgccatcacttgggattgctacatctaccactatggtcGTCTTCTGtggtttgtccaccactactatgtccggttggttagccatcacctgtttgtcggtctgtatctggaagtcccacaggatcttagctcggtcattctccaccacttTTGGAggtgtcccattttgaccttgggacctccagcccacactcggcacagatgttcctgtacactatgccagccacttggttatggcgttccatgtatgccctgcctgctagcatcttacaacctgctgttatgtgctggattgtctcaggggcatctttgcacagcctgcaactggggtcctgcctggtgtggcagaccccagcctctatcgttcttgtgctcagggcctgttcttgtgctgctacgatcagtgcctctgtgctgtctttcagtccagctttttccggccactggtaggacttttctATATCAaccacttcttctatctgtcggtggtagATACCGTGCAgtggtttgtcctgccatggtggttcttcctcctcttcctttgcatcgggcttctgttgcctgagatattcactcaCACAAGTATTCCATCGCTCGAGGCAATattcctgatgtactcatggatctttggggtgaagtcctccatgcattgtgaggagcttcttTGTCTATACATCAGTttcttctatgtcctcttttgcCCAGCTTATTATAccagtggggtatctgatgtccggcagggtgtaggtgttgatggcttggacattcagctgacttcttaggacttgtctTACTCTCTGCAGGTATTtagctgtggctgctttccttgtggcttcttcttggttcccatttgcctgtgggattccaaggtacttgtagcttccctcaacatctgctatgctgccttctggaagttcaaatccttcagtcctgacaaccttccctctctttgttatcattcgaccacacttgtccagtctgaatgacattccaatgtcgttgctgtatatcctggtggtgtggatcagtgagtcgatgtgTTGCTCACTCCTGGCGTACAGcctgatgtcatccatgtacagcgggtggctgatggttgctccatttcgtagtcggtatccgaagcctgtcttagtgatgatctggctttgggggttcaggcctatacagtagcggggacagagcatctccttggtagatgctaCACTTGAAGACTTGTGCAATCAGtttgaggttggccactagagTTGTTATCTGTCCGTATGtccgtctgtccgtctgtccgtctgtccgtctgtccgtccgtccgtccgtccgtctgtctgtctgtccattctatctatgtgtgtgtaatttatttCCAACCACTACACAAAAAGTTGAACTATATGCAGTCTGTCTTTGGTCAAGGATATTTTCATTGTTGGCTAAGAGATTGATGGCCTATTTGGAGCCAGTGGTTCATTGTGTCAGTGTGGGAAAGAGACAATGGCCATGGTTAATCAAGGCCTTGGGTTACTGGTACCTATCACAAGAAAGGCTGTTTCCTCTCACATGCAGTAAGCTTGTTTTTGATTCAAGTCCAAATAACTTATTAACCCTATTGTTGCTGCACACTGGTAGTTCAGGTTTATTTACTAACTTAATAACCTGTTACAGTTTAATGAACTGCTGCTTAGACCTATATCTTCAGCATTCATGATCCTATGCATAGGGGTTATATTAAAATGTCAATAGAGAAAATGATGGTATGTTAaatttatacatacataagcTTTATCATAACATTTCTATTAATGAACTCATCCTCTTGGTTAAACACAGTAAATTCTTTCCAAAACTCTTTGATAAGAAAATACATTGTTtttaggaaaagaaaaatttttttttggaTCAGATTAATGAGAGATTCTAGGTCAATGGATGTAAATCAGATTAGAAATACATTATCATCTCTcggaaaggaaaataaaataatggtgATCAACCAACTACATCActaacacaaagcaaataaatagaaattaaaatgcaatgtACAATGATCAACTTTAATGTGTCATTaatttttatatacagtgggtacggaaagtattcagacccctttaaatttttcactttttgtgtcattgcagccatttgccaaaatcaaaaaagttcattttatttctcattaatgtacactcagcaccccatcttgacagaaaaaaacagaaatttagaaatttttgcaaatttattaaaaaagaaaaactgaaatatcacatggtcataagtattcagaccctgtgctcagtattgagtagaagcacccttttgagctagtacacccatgagtcttcttgggaatgatgcaacaagtttttcacacctggatttggggatcctctgccattcttctttgcagatcctctccagttctgtcaggttggatggtgaacgttggtggacagccattttcaggtctctccagagatgctcaattgggtttaggtcagggctctggctgggccagtcaagaacggtcacagagttgttccgaagccactcctttgttattttagctgtgtgcttagggtcattgtcctgttgaaaggtgaaccttcggcccagtctgaggtcctgagcactctggaagaggttttcttccaggatatctctgtacttggctgcattcatctttccttcaattgcaaccagtcatcctgtccctgcagctgaaaaacaccacgacaacatgatgctcccaccaccatgtttcactgtagggattgtattgggcaggtgatgagcagtgcctggttttctccacacataccgcttagaattaacaccaaaaagttcaatcttggtctcatcagaccagagaatcttatttctcatagtctgggagtccttcatgtgtcttttggcaaactctatgtgggctttcatgtgtcttgcactgaggagaggcttccgtcaggccactctgccataaagccccgactggtggagggctgcagtgatagttgactttgtggaactttctcccatctccctactgcatctctggagctcagccacagtgatctttgggttcttctttacctctctcaccaaggctcttctcccacgattgctcagtttgactggacggccaggtctaggaagaattctggtcatcccaaactttttccatttgaggattatggaggccaccgTGCTcctaggaaccttgagtgctgcagaaattcttttgtaaccttggccagatctgtgccttgccacaattctgtctctgagctccttgggcagttccttcgacctcatgattctcatttgctctgacatgcactgtgagctgtaaggtcttatatagacaggtgtgtgcctttcctaatcaagtccaatcagtttaattaaacacagctggactccaatgaaggagcagaaccatcttaaggaggatcagaagaaatggacagcatgtgagttaaatatgagtgtcactgcaaagggtctgaatacttatgaccatgtgatatttcagtttttgttttttaataaatttgcaaaaatttctacatttctgtttttttctgtcaagatggggtgctgagtgtacattaatgagaaataaaatgaacttttttgattttggcaaatggctgcaatgacacaaaaagtgacaaatttaaaggggtctgaatactttccgtacccactgtaaaacCAACTATTAGGTAATGAGTTGCCAAACTGATAATAACCTGAATCATTCAGAAATAATTCGTCAGAGACAGGCTTTCTGCCCCAGTGAAATTAAAGGTCAAATCGattagagaaaataaatgaatgaccCTCCCATGGTTCTGGTCTGTTCCCCTAGGCTTCCTTCTGATGCTGAGGTACTGTATGCTGGACTGGATGCGGAAACAGGCTGGTGGCTCTGCTCTTGGTAGCAGCAGCACCGGATCAACCAGACAACAAATGCTACAGACCCATGAGAAGAGTTAGATGAACTAAAAACTGTTATAGATAATACAGTGGAAAAGTCAAAGCTGCTGCATTCAAGCTTCTTAGGTAAAAATGCTCCTTTAAATGTATGGTAAGGAGAAGGTGCTGAATCTGTAGGAGACACTGTAGGTTCACAATTGAAGTTGTGTTATTGAAATTCTGTGGTAACTGGTGGAGAAACTGTATTGCGATAACCCATTACTATAGAGTGACTCCAAAAATTAGTGATATATTCATACACCCTACAAAGTATTATCTACAGCAGGTGCAGTACTTCGGTATCGACTGGTACCTGCTCATATCCATTAGTGTTATCACAAATTTGCTGTGGAAACTCCAACATCACTGCACTGGATTTTCAGAATTTGTGCAGCTTTAAGTGATGGTATTTCAGTAGTTGTGCTGAAGTAATGATAATGACATGGTAAGTCAGCACTTAGTCAACAGACACTCTATAGGAACCAGTTTCACAGGCTAAATGTGCTAAAATCCACCTGTCTGTTCTTCTAGTGTTTTGTAAATTTTCACATGAGGTGAGGAGTTAAAATTTGGCCAAAAGCATTTTGCAAGTCATCCTTTTGTTTGGCACTCACAGATATGAAACATGTGGATGTAAATTACTTAAATATAATTGTAACCTTGTTGAAAGTATTTAAATTACCCTGGTGTGGCACATGTATTCCACATGGTAGTCAAAGCCAAAAAAGatacttatttgattttttttttttttcctctgggaAGAGGAAGCAATGACCCCATCTCTCAGGAACGCCTAATATGGGCCTGGAGCCTGTATTTATAGAAACTTTAGACTGGTTCTACATACTAAAGGGAAAAACTTtgagattttaaattttaaggaTAAAGTTGAGCCTTATTTTCAGGCAGGGGAAAATGTTTGCCTGTGCTCTGCTTTCAatgtctgtaaaataaaaaaaatatgagatgCAAATTATTATTGAAGCTCTCCTTGAACCTTACAtaagctttttattttcctttttttttttactgtatatgcttttgttttataaCTAAATATTGTAAAGTAGCACTTTAGATGGTCAGTCTTAAAAAATTCTTATAGAACCTCAGCGAgttgtttgtattgttgtaaTGTATATAAAGTCATTTCCTGTGCTGTATGTATGGACTGTATAACAATCCCTGAATGTCTTACAAAACCTCCAATCAGACCAATGTactcaaaatataaaatattgcgAATGGACAAAAGTGCATATAATGTAAACATGGTTTTCTGCCAGAATATGGTCCAATTtgagatataaataaatatcccTGCATATACTGCACATTTTTGTATGACATTTCCAGCAGAACCCACAATGGAGTTTTTAGATACTGTGATGTTTGCACTGCTTTATTTTCTAAAGTTGATGCCATttgaaatatatacatgtatatttgaGTTTAGGTGGAAGCATATGGAGTATTAATAAAACCTCCTTTTGTGAAAAAGAACACatggctgtgtttttgtcttgatgtgcatatgtgtgcttCATTGCTCAGCAAGCACATTCAAGGcttgttgttttcctgctctgTCGTCCCTCCTCCTtatctctgcctgtgtgtttcctcCCTGGAGGCTTTCAATTTGTTCCCTTCACGACTATGATGCTTGTTTGTAACTAAAATTCTTAGTGTATCTCTGCTACAGCATGTGCCTACAGTATTTTCCCAACAAAATCATAACAGTGCTATCGTAAAAGAAGTTGACTTAAGAGCCCTCTGGAAAAACAACCCATGATTATACTCTTAGTTTATTTCTCATCACCAAAATACATTCTGACTGAAGATGGGAAACTGGGATGCCTTTCCAGCACATCCTTGCTCTTTACCTGGTATGAGTTAAAGTTTATGAATGGGGTCCTATATCTCATCAAACCCATGAcagctcagtgatgtgtttgtgttgccatTTGGAAAACCCCAGGTTGTCACTTTTCTGTGTGTACGCTCATGTATAAATCTGTTGGACCATCCCTGACACTTTACTAACATTGCTCACACTCTCTGTTCCATGTTCCTAGCACAGCCTCTCTAATTATGTGTCcaatcttcacacacacactctctcaagCATCATGTGTAATGGTCATTTTATGCAACTAACTATAATGAGAGGAACAGAATAGGGAAAAGGCGAATAAgccaataacaataaaacagtaatcAGAAGCTAATTACATTAACTGAAATCAGTATAATGTTGATGTATTTGTACTTATCTCCATTTAATGTTACTTTCTACTTCAGCTCTGTCACAAGCCAAGCCTGATATATGGTactttttttatctttctaCATGTATTTGATAAGTTTAGTTGCAAGTTGCTTTGCAGATGCAGGttcttaatataaaatatagacTAAGCAATGATAATGATACATTATTATGGATTAAGCCTCTTGATACTACATAAATGAGTTAAATATGTCTCCACCATTATAAGctgcaacatttttaatgtactttCCCAAAAATTTCAAGATTATTATTGTGACAAAAGACTTCCTTTATATTACAGTTCAGTCAATCATGGAAATCTATTTCATAAAGTACCAAAGTATATTTACTCACGTGCTGT
The Mastacembelus armatus chromosome 3, fMasArm1.2, whole genome shotgun sequence DNA segment above includes these coding regions:
- the LOC113122747 gene encoding adhesion G-protein coupled receptor G5-like isoform X1, whose translation is MYVKVPRLTAGLIVFLLIIVLSTGSSENDWDLNFCGTWRHAKGNLNLIVSLSTGCERISISAGKNTLSIKGKITAHCKRSDLIPLDSFGLSLEEESKFCLYWEPLLDQLKLQVGEKNLTLCWPSSLHGSCCTDLSYGANEPEATYGITNGTIKTDVITGKTYTGYNFSGQSIECKTLCDQASNFNGNMNIQYPCARSTEVEMKADFRGYNIKSPVTKGVSAEPTAIVHLPRALKQAAKNTSKVVVTFFTNNVLFQEGHKEVRILNNVVGITIENEIIAGLSEQIKIDFHHDAISKMHSRKCVSWDTRKDPLSVTWTVDGCETKQRGSEHTECSCNHLTYFAVLVQLQPKPVRHLLALSVITSLGCAVSVISCVALIVFLCRKSRRSKEHSIPIHLGLALSLVFLNLLFFFTGVLANVGGHSVCTWVGAALHYSLLSSFTWMGIQVFHTFWLVYIVFRPSPKPYVWNLVGFVLPAVPVIILAGVGGIYGVREVVQSTNDSSPYLMCWMEKTDTALLAHYFTNIMILIVLVFSGIVMLFLVYREIRTRDEWRNNRVAFLSIWGLSCLFGTTWSLTFLDFGPLSDFVLFLSCILNSFQGFLLMLRYCMLDWMRKQAGGSALGSSSTGSTRQQMLQTHEKS
- the LOC113122747 gene encoding adhesion G-protein coupled receptor G5-like isoform X2 — translated: MYVKVPRLTAGLIVFLLIIVLSTGSSENDWDLNFCGTWRHAKGNLNLIVSLSTGCERISISAGKNTLSIKGKITAHCKRSDLIPLDSFGLSLEEESKFCLYWEPLLDQLKLQVGEKNLTLCWPSSLHGSCCTDLSYGANEPEATYGITNGTIKTDVITGKTYTGYNFSGQSIECKTLCDQASNFNGNMNIQYPCARSTEVEMKADFRGYNIKSPVTKGVSAEPTAIVHLPRALKQAAKNTSKVVVTFFTNNVLFQEGHKEVRILNNVVGITIENEIIAGLSEQIKIDFHHDAISKMHSRKCVSWDTRKDPLSVTWTVDGCETKQRGSEHTECSCNHLTYFAVLVQLQPKPVRHLLALSVITSLGCAVSVISCVALIVFLCRKRRSKEHSIPIHLGLALSLVFLNLLFFFTGVLANVGGHSVCTWVGAALHYSLLSSFTWMGIQVFHTFWLVYIVFRPSPKPYVWNLVGFVLPAVPVIILAGVGGIYGVREVVQSTNDSSPYLMCWMEKTDTALLAHYFTNIMILIVLVFSGIVMLFLVYREIRTRDEWRNNRVAFLSIWGLSCLFGTTWSLTFLDFGPLSDFVLFLSCILNSFQGFLLMLRYCMLDWMRKQAGGSALGSSSTGSTRQQMLQTHEKS